One part of the Torulaspora delbrueckii CBS 1146 chromosome 8, complete genome genome encodes these proteins:
- the CYC3 gene encoding holocytochrome c synthase CYC3 (similar to Saccharomyces cerevisiae CYC3 (YAL039C); ancestral locus Anc_7.38) codes for MGWFWADKSGAGPTLNGLKQSDQGTSSCPVQHGKSSSQSECPVMHDGVGNGGLNPLNNMPNFLSTKRQPGQKLNLPTDRTVSSIPKGEDDQSNWEYPSPQQMYNAMVRKGKIDPNTGEEIPEDAVESMVFVHNFLNEGCWEEVLEWEKPYTEQTKIQPKLLKFMGKPHEMSPRARYYQMMSKVFPKQYSGEPPFDRHDWTVLRADSMSADPDCPGYRKVRYVIDFYGGPDDEEGMPTFNLDVRPALDNLSNAKDRFVHYTKPIIEKYFDGDK; via the coding sequence ATGGGTTGGTTTTGGGCTGATAAATCCGGTGCTGGGCCTACTTTGAATGGTCTGAAACAGAGCGATCAAGGCACATCATCTTGCCCCGTTCAGCATGGTAAGTCATCGAGTCAGTCAGAATGTCCAGTAATGCATGATGGTGTAGGGAATGGTGGTTTAAATCCCTTGAATAATATGCCCAATTTTTTGTCTACCAAGAGACAACCTGGACAAAAGTTGAACCTACCTACAGATCGTACAGTCTCCAGTATCCCCAAGggagaagatgatcaaTCGAACTGGGAGTACCCTTCACCACAACAGATGTACAATGCAATGGTACGGAAGGGGAAGATCGATCCCAAtactggtgaagaaattccaGAGGATGCTGTGGAGTCGATGGTCTTTGTTcataatttcttgaatgagGGCTGTTGGGAAGAAGTGCTCGAATGGGAGAAGCCATATACGGAgcaaacaaaaattcaaccaaaacttttgaagttcATGGGTAAACCTCATGAAATGTCTCCTCGTGCCAGGTATTACCAGATGATGAGTAAGGTATTCCCCAAACAATATTCCGGAGAGCCGCCCTTCGATAGACACGATTGGACAGTTTTGAGAGCGGATTCCATGTCTGCAGATCCTGATTGTCCTGGCTACAGAAAAGTTCGTTACGTTATTGACTTTTATGGTGGACCggacgatgaagaagggATGCCTACTTTCAATTTAGACGTTAGACCTGCGCTAGATAACCTTTCAAATGCTAAGGATAGGTTTGTCCATTACACTAAGCCTATTATCGAGAAGTATTTCGACGGGGACAAATAG
- the MSC6 gene encoding Msc6p (similar to Saccharomyces cerevisiae MSC6 (YOR354C); ancestral locus Anc_7.37), with translation MLSRRLLSRAKIPQLLVRCQSTVVHPVSKLGNELYDQLKSGDANEVYSTLKDHLDKISQELVDPTTLQRSFGLNAPLTQFLRKAATDKESTVEPYQILNTLCQYQVARSPHFEVVMRHLLTRGSPQDVIALWVKYLETIAENPNAMSRSFNNRNGNNNSHENNMALASLAYLLLPENNPDLQVLGQILQLNKEQGQHVPFNKLRFMISSLIKDERREAAQQGLKLLFHQYVDSDKESFIRQLDQTLQFHHLQDLYNQYHEQSVDPEIIAKFMEKYIDCNNAAGAVKIYNENKDLDSSMLKDHLLLAVANLPANSRNLRLDRILAIWNSVIKPTNPGAASFAALIQALGVSGNVQQLQNIWTKEIPQEIKLQSPVIEGYLTAMLKYNKQVKYDDIAGKLPEKIESLNLINTVLLKMVIDNVSKEKFDSFYAAQFAKTEDVASQKRPNVETLAIRMYANYHYASDKDSFDFLKSVFQSKKNFLKVNAIIEHFIQIVPSIEPIRVLYAQVKEPVDSRKYGAFINAEFVKHNGDYKVAEEIFKEFLEALKAQSKKIDRFSLEPLITGFCEQAIRDRDPSFLLKVSTYYSFASKVNLELTYQTTAKILHTLALLAKDKSGKFDASEQEFIGLFLQDLESMEKFNPNSRDIDMLRKAGVKLPGKLA, from the coding sequence ATGCTTTCTCGGAGGCTGTTATCTAGGGCAAAAATACCACAGTTACTTGTGAGATGCCAGTCCACTGTTGTACATCCTGTATCGAAATTGGGCAATGAACTATATGATCAATTAAAGTCAGGTGACGCCAATGAGGTTTACTCTACACTAAAAGATCATCTTGATAAAATTTCGCAGGAGTTGGTTGATCCGactactttgcaaagatcttttggtTTAAATGCCCCACTTACGCAGTTCTTGAGGAAGGCTGCTACCGATAAAGAATCAACTGTGGAGCCATATCAAATATTGAATACCTTATGCCAATACCAAGTTGCAAGATCACCGCATTTTGAAGTCGTCATGAGACATCTTTTGACTCGTGGGTCACCACAGGATGTTATTGCGTTGTGGGTGAAATATTTGGAGACTATTGCTGAAAATCCAAATGCGATGTCAAGGTCGTTCAACAACCGTAATGGTAACAATAACTCTCATGAGAATAATATGGCATTGGCTAGTTTGGCGTACTTGTTATTGCCAGAAAATAACCCcgatcttcaagttctgGGCCAGATTTTACAGTTGAATAAGGAACAGGGTCAACATGTCCCTTTTAACAAATTAAGGTTTATGATCAGCTCATTGATAAAGGATGAAAGGAGAGAGGCTGCACAACaaggtttgaaattgttgttCCATCAATATGTCGACTCCGACAAGGAGTCTTTTATCAGGCAATTGGACCAGACTCTgcaatttcatcatctgcAGGATCTTTATAATCAGTATCACGAGCAGTCCGTTGATCCAGAGATAATTGCGAAGTTCATGGAAAAGTACATTGATTGTAATAACGCAGCTGGTGCTGTCAAGATTTACAATGAGAATAAAGATCTGGATTCTTCCATGTTAAAGGATCATTTGTTGCTTGCTGTGGCGAACTTGCCCGCAAATTCTAGGAATTTGAGGTTGGATAGAATCTTGGCTATTTGGAATAGTGTCATTAAGCCAACAAACCCTGGTGCAGCGTCATTCGCAGCTTTGATTCAAGCACTTGGCGTATCTGGCAACGTTCAACAATTACAAAACATCTGGACTAAAGAAATTCCACAGGAGATTAAACTACAATCACCAGTGATCGAAGGGTACTTGACTGCTATGCTCAAATATAACAAGCAAGTGAAGTATGATGATATAGCTGGCAAACTGCCCGAAAAGATCGAGTCTTTGAACCTAATCAATACCGTACTATTGAAGATGGTTATTGACAACGTTTCCAAGGAGAAATTTGACAGTTTCTATGCTGCTCAATTTGCCAAAACCGAGGATGTTGCTTCTCAAAAGAGACCAAACGTTGAAACTTTGGCAATTAGGATGTATGCTAATTACCATTATGCCAGCGATAAGGACTCGTTTGACTTCTTAAAGAGCGTTTTCCAAAGTAAAAAAAATTTCCTGAAAGTGAATGCAATCATTGAGcatttcattcaaatcGTTCCGTCGATAGAGCCAATACGTGTGTTATATGCACAAGTGAAAGAACCAGTTGACTCAAGAAAATACGGTgctttcatcaatgcaGAATTTGTCAAACATAATGGTGATTATAAAGtcgctgaagaaattttcaaagaattcCTTGAGGCGTTGAAGGCTCAATCAAAAAAAATCGATAGATTCTCACTAGAGCCTTTGATCACCGGCTTTTGCGAACAGGCGATACGCGATCGCGATCCAAGTTTCCTACTTAAGGTCTCGACTTATTACTCTTTCGCAAGTAAAGTCAACCTCGAGCTAACATACCAAACAACGGCAAAAATTCTTCACACCTTGGCACTTCTGGCAAAAGACAAATCGGGCAAATTCGATGCATCTGAGCAAGAGTTCATCGGCCTCTTCCTACAGGACTTGGAATCAATGGAAAAGTTCAACCCAAATTCGAGAGATATTGACATGCTACGTAAGGCAGGTGTTAAGTTGCCGGGAAAATTAGCCTAG
- the CLN3 gene encoding cyclin CLN3 (similar to Saccharomyces cerevisiae CLN3 (YAL040C); ancestral locus Anc_7.36), whose translation MKHVMDIVGVDLGYMARVRRTVAHLKSQEVNLITREAASHEFSVLEYSNHLLNHLINLERNDGQHVISRPNIVTFESQPQINAKMRLLIFDFLMCCHTRLGLSSSTLFLCFNILDRYTSKYIVKSCNYQLLALTALWISSKFWDSKNRITSLKHLTKLCCKQYSAQQFKEMELHLLKSLNWSLCQFATHDSFIDLLLFMKDNKTVSPQILHENNLNVDLIKFGSMMLCELACFDIKLSFNCSASQIVLAAITLTTLAIKFDDLNQWEDLDLVGNDANLIRVCHSLLALVLKTDSLPSSFKFKYINEGKTTSEKILKALQNYFIQLQMEQFYRSQEFETLQQNTLTSYEKRNDFNDNEKNKDDVSTTGVQTMGQSFDHSFASNTSNIASSHSATTPPAMASSSASPFASPFMAHDLFTNTPDSSTTPAGDRSLLSFSRSTTTSSGLLPLTPTTPTLLQNKMAAIKRRSMAGRNLMAPSRTNTEGTEKFVKGHRKRASSSMDIDFFENDVALKR comes from the coding sequence ATGAAACATGTCATGGATATAGTTGGTGTCGATCTTGGGTATATGGCCCGTGTGAGAAGAACAGTAGCTCATTTGAAATCGCAAGAggtcaatttgatcacTAGAGAGGCCGCTAGTCATGAGTTCTCTGTATTGGAGTACAGTAATCATCTGTTGAATCATTTGATTAACTTGGAGCGTAATGACGGGCAGCACGTGATCTCAAGGCCTAACATAGTTACATTTGAGTCCCAACCGCAGATCAATGCCAAGATGAGGCTAttgatctttgattttctcATGTGTTGTCATACTAGGTTGGGTCTTTCGAGCTCTACGTTGTTCTTATGCTTTAATATATTGGATAGGTATACTTCCAAATATATTGTCAAGAGTTGTAACTACCAGCTATTGGCATTGACCGCTCTGTGGATCAGCTCCAAGTTTTGGGATTCAAAGAACCGTATTACGTCTTTGAAACATCTGACCAAACTATGTTGTAAACAGTATTCAGCTCAACAATTCAAGGAGATGGAATTAcatctcttgaaatctttgaactgGTCCCTATGTCAATTTGCTACTCATGATTCGTTCATCGATTTGTTATTATTTATGAAGGACAATAAGACTGTTTCACCACAGATTTTGCATGAAAACAATTTGAACGTTGATCTGATTAAATTTGGCTCGATGATGCTCTGTGAATTAGCATGCTTTGATATCAAGTTGTCGTTCAACTGTTCTGCTTCTCAAATTGTTTTGGCCGCTATCACCCTCACTACTTTGgccatcaaatttgatgatttgaatCAGTGGGAAGATTTGGATTTAGTTGGCAATGATGCCAATTTGATTAGAGTTTGTCACTCGCTATTGGCTTTAGTACTTAAAACTGATTCCCTGCCTTCAagtttcaaattcaaatatATCAACGAAGGTAAAACTACAAGCGAAAAAATCCTGAAAGCTTTACAAAACTACTTCATCCAACTTCAAATGGAACAATTCTACCGTTCTCAAGAGTTTGAGACTCTACAACAAAATACTCTAACGTCATATGAAAAACGTAATGACTTTAATGATAACGAAAAAAATAAAGATGATGTTTCAACAACGGGAGTCCAAACCATGGGTCAATCATTCGACCATTCATTTGCATCAAACACTTCAAATATAGCATCTTCCCATTCGGCAACGACTCCGCCAGCAATggcatcatcttctgcaTCACCATTTGCATCGCCTTTTATGGCTCATGATTTATTCACGAATACTCCGGACTCTTCAACGACACCTGCCGGTGACAGGTCTTTATTATCCTTCTCAAGATCTACAACCACATCCTCGGGGCTTTTGCCATTGACCCCAACTACCCCAACGCTCTTACAGAATAAGATGGCTGCCATAAAGAGGAGATCAATGGCCGGTCGTAACCTCATGGCACCCTCCCGCACAAACACCGAGGGTACCGAAAAGTTTGTCAAGGGTCATAGAAAGAGAGCCTCTTCAAGTATGGACATCGATTTTTTCGAAAACGATGTTGCCCTTAAGCGTTAA
- the TDEL0H04160 gene encoding uncharacterized protein (ancestral locus Anc_7.35): protein MKRQVDELQSGKSKIALDLDKKLQSGYNGYVPPEFETEIDTVAVPKTDQQIEDFFQKYVVSRKPCKIDGVPDDISFLQKLKPSKIRDYLPSEEILTIEKKNEGGFGSGARRLKMSFGQFLDKIMEEKDTGLYLTTQYLEDDPNNGDYSTDEEEKDQVLEEDFETGSITFENLHDDFDDLEEEDDEVDKDDEESDDQEEYEIRVKELYQSPMTNLVNVVPETPKFLNYLIPQQINLWIGAAKPLADHSGDDSWLAKFDPNDPKGRLGLGRNVPGGGSSSGLHHDHADNLYVPVAGRKRFTLFAPCDAAKMYTVGDIRQFFPSGVIDYFNNKNAPLWRQLRDDGAIVAEVYKTLLTTSLDDELKNKYEELIDDDLKKQLRSRDVDARELDPPSFSTVPPSVVHLGDINNEKLRESITKAAGKLWPSFSGSHRISVDLKPGEMLYLPTGWFHEVTSYGNNDKSDKNVHVAANYWFIPPTGQSRQRVYLDDYWPNDYKITQRALSALRSQDLE, encoded by the coding sequence ATGAAAAGGCAAGTAGATGAGTTACAAAGTGGAAAGAGCAAAATAGCTCTGGATTTGGATAAGAAACTGCAATCAGGTTACAACGGATATGTTCCACCTGAATTTGAAACAGAAATCGACACTGTTGCAGTACCAAAGACAGACCAACAAATAGAAgattttttccaaaagTATGTTGTTTCAAGGAAACCTTGTAAGATTGACGGTGTTCCAGACGATATTTCGTTcttgcaaaaattgaagccTTCAAAGATACGAGACTATTTACCCAGTGAGGAAATCTTGACtattgagaagaagaatgaggGCGGGTTTGGAAGTGGGGCCAGACGACTCAAGATGTCTTTCGGTCAATTTCTGGATAAAATCATGGAGGAGAAGGATACAGGGTTGTATTTGACTACGcagtatttggaagatgacCCTAATAACGGAGATTACTCGactgatgaggaggaaaaagatcaagtgctagaagaagatttcgaGACAGGTTCTATaacctttgaaaacttacatgatgattttgatgatctggaagaggaagatgacgaagttgataaggatgatgaggagaGTGATGACCAGGAGGAGTATGAAATCAGAGTCAAGGAATTGTATCAATCTCCAATGACAAATCTTGTGAATGTTGTTCCTGAGACtccaaagtttctcaaCTATTTGATCCCACAACAAATAAATCTATGGATTGGGGCCGCAAAGCCGCTGGCTGACCACTCCGGTGACGACAGTTGGCTGGCCAAGTTCGATCCCAACGATCCGAAGGGCAGACTAGGGTTGGGAAGAAATGTACCAGGTGgtggttcatcatcagGTTTGCATCATGATCATGCTGACAACCTCTACGTTCCCGTAGCTGGCCGCAAGAGGTTCACTTTATTCGCACCTTGTGATGCAGCAAAGATGTACACAGTGGGCGATATCCGTCAATTTTTCCCTTCAGGCGTCATCGATTATTTCAACAATAAGAATGCCCCACTTTGGAGGCAACTTCGAGATGATGGTGCGATAGTCGCTGAAGTTTACAAAACCCTTTTGACCACCTCATTAGACGACGAGTTAAAAAACAAATATGAGGAATTAATCGATGAcgacttgaagaagcaattAAGGTCAAGAGATGTAGATGCCAGAGAATTAGATCCGCCCTCTTTTTCGACTGTACCACCTAGCGTAGTGCATTTGGGAGATATTAATAACGAAAAACTAAGAGAATCAATTACCAAAGCTGCAGGGAAACTGTGGCCGTCATTTTCCGGTTCCCATAGGATTTCAGTTGACTTAAAACCAGGTGAAATGTTGTATTTGCCAACGGGCTGGTTCCATGAAGTGACTTCATATGGTAATAATGACAAGAGCGACAAAAATGTGCATGTTGCTGCAAACTACTGGTTTATTCCACCTACTGGTCAATCAAGACAAAGAGTTTACTTAGACGACTACTGGCCCAACGATTATAAAATTACTCAAAGGGCACTATCAGCTTTGCGCAGTCAAGATCTTGAATGA
- the GDS1 gene encoding Gds1p (similar to Saccharomyces cerevisiae GDS1 (YOR355W); ancestral locus Anc_7.34): MALTNPRPLQIPALQNEILHNTASPVFQASPLVFNPKNDDGMFPNTPSSEGSPSDNGKIRKDGSVNSPKKDPLTLEISKIIPVTGERPMPKDRTAPLDDDVLFAVFVILWEEDPGLQGMTVKQLSDHLLEKHPDMSNLSTKLSNLISAKLNAYVKKLKKVEKTLTYALSREWSNSSPRRMVYVYRGILSPDYKKHAQAAAVHLKQQQGVAINDNFGDSQLNSKKGDSGFSDAAKMGTSTNLGFSLSPEFNIPYSTSPVSAILTPASVTPEKGTAVNPGVKRAHSDGDEEANEQFKKTKSNNSDYKADSNRSESAPVTYITAAAAAPRLSKSSSKNNFNAIPQNSAAIVAAIHKVFSTQTPIDSRSKTMPSSNSISTPDRPSGAGFVDSWVKTVREGFLTHDIESPEAMSFEELECIFD, encoded by the coding sequence ATGGCATTAACTAATCCAAGGCCGCTACAAATTCCTGCCTTGCAGAATGAAATACTGCATAATACAGCTTCTCCAGTATTTCAAGCGAGTCCTCTCGTGTTCAATccaaaaaatgatgatggtaTGTTTCCTAATACCCCATCATCTGAAGGATCTCCTAGTGACAATGGGAAAATTAGGAAGGATGGATCTGTTAATAGTCCAAAAAAGGATCCGCTCACTTtagaaatttcaaaaattatACCCGTTACAGGTGAAAGACCAATGCCAAAGGATAGAACTGCACCATTAGATGATGATGTGTTGTTCGCAGTTTTTGTTATTTTGTGGGAAGAAGATCCGGGGTTACAAGGTATGACTGTCAAACAATTGTCggatcatcttcttgaaaaacACCCAGATATGTCTAACCTTTCCACCAAACTATCCAATTTGATCTCTGCAAAATTGAATGCTTAcgtcaagaaattgaaaaaggtAGAAAAGACTTTGACATATGCTTTGTCAAGAGAGtggtcaaattcttctccaagaagAATGGTATATGTTTACAGAGGTATCCTGTCACCAGATTACAAGAAACATGCCCAGGCTGCAGCGGTTCATTTGAAACAACAGCAAGGTGTGGCGATTAATGATAATTTTGGCGACTCACAATTGAACTCAAAGAAGGGTGATTCTGGTTTCTCAGATGCTGCCAAGATGGGCACATCAACAAATTTGGGCTTTTCGCTAAGTCCCGAATTTAACATTCCATATTCCACATCGCCAGTTTCCGCAATTTTGACACCAGCCTCAGTTACTCCAGAGAAGGGCACTGCAGTGAATCCTGGAGTAAAAAGAGCTCATTCGGAcggtgatgaagaagcaaatgAGCAATTTAAAAAAACGAAATCAAACAACAGTGATTACAAAGCTGATTCAAACAGATCTGAGTCTGCTCCTGTCACATACATAACAGCTGCAGCTGCAGCTCCAAGACTTTCGAAATCGTCTTCGAAGAACAACTTTAATGCAATTCCGCAGAATTCAGCTGCTATCGTTGCAGCCATTCATAAGGTTTTCTCCACACAAACACCAATTGACTCTAGATCGAAAACAATGCCATCTAGCAATAGCATTTCTACGCCTGATCGGCCTTCAGGAGCCGGTTTTGTTGATTCTTGGGTTAAAACTGTCAGAGAAGGTTTCCTAACTCATGATATCGAATCCCCCGAGGCAATGTCCTTCGAAGAACTCGAATGCATTTTTGATTAG
- the CIR2 gene encoding electron-transferring-flavoprotein dehydrogenase (similar to Saccharomyces cerevisiae YOR356W; ancestral locus Anc_7.33) yields the protein MIRTIGKRAVKPRLNPLLKTISKNAGISNVVLRQSYRHLNYVRQFSVSTRQLQSAEIPFDKLTSEEQQTLTEERAVDKVDVCIVGGGPAGLATAIRLKQLDNEQGEGNLRVVVLEKSADIGSHIVSGVIMDPRALRELFPESEYYDENGEGIPLPAEIATKVVDEELKFIMGKLVLPVPAPSHMHNKGKNYVGSLSEITAFLGGKAEEMGVEVYSGIAVSNLLYSEDGKSVVGVATKDMGISKSGKPKDNFERGMAFNARQVVLAEGCHGSLTKEAIKKFDLRKNCQNQSYGLGIKEVWEVSPEKFKKGFIAHTMGYPLSNDVYGGGFQYHFGENIVTVGLVVGLDYKNPYISPYQEFQKMKQHPYYRNVLEGGKCISYAARALNEGGLQAVPKLNFPGGVLVGASAGFMNVPKIKGSHTAMKSGMLAAEEMYKAISKMPSLEELEESGTEKLVEEPLNLDSYHEAFKNSWVYDELYSVRNVRPSFNSFLGGYGGMMYSGLDTYILRGRSPWTFSFHESDASITEPASKHKPIDYPKPDGVITFDIMTSVSRTGTYHDEDEQCHLRVPEQDLQKHAEIAYPKFKGIENRFCPAGVYEYVKDESSPLGVKFQINAQNCIHCKTCDIKVPTQDINWVVPEGGDGPKYSLT from the coding sequence ATGATTAGAACAATCGGCAAAAGAGCGGTGAAGCCTAGGCTTAACCCACTATTAAAAACAATTTCGAAAAACGCTGGTATTTCCAATGTTGTGCTTAGACAATCATATAGGCATCTGAATTATGTGCGCCAGTTTTCCGTTTCTACCAGACAATTGCAGTCTGCTGAAATCCCATTTGATAAGCTGACGTCTGAAGAACAGCAAACCCTCACTGAGGAAAGAGCTGTCGACAAGGTCGATGTATGTATTGTAGGTGGAGGTCCTGCTGGTTTGGCTACAGCTATTAGGCTTAAGCAACTGGATAATGAACAAGGTGAAGGAAACTTGAGAGTTGTTGTATTAGAGAAGTCCGCAGATATCGGTTCCCATATCGTATCTGGGGTTATCATGGACCCTCGAGCACTGAGGGAATTGTTCCCAGAGAGCGAGTATTACGATGAGAATGGTGAAGGTATTCCCTTACCTGCAGAAATCGCTACTAAAGtagttgatgaagaattgaaattcatTATGGGCAAATTGGTCCTGCCAGTGCCAGCCCCTTCCCACATGCACAATAAAGGAAAAAACTACGTGGGATCATTGAGTGAAATAACAGCATTCTTAGGTGGTAAAGCCGAAGAGATGGGCGTTGAAGTATACTCCGGTATTGCTGTCTCTAATTTACTCTACAGCGAAGATGGCAAATCCGTTGTTGGTGTAGCTACTAAGGATATGGGTATCTCGAAATCCGGAAAACCAAAGgacaattttgaaagaggtATGGCATTCAATGCAAGACAAGTTGTTCTAGCAGAAGGATGTCATGGCTCGCTAACCAAGGAAGCgattaaaaaatttgacttGCGTAAAAACTGCCAGAATCAGTCTTACGGTTTGGGTATAAAAGAAGTATGGGAAGTGAGCCCTGAGAAATTTAAAAAGGGTTTCATTGCTCATACAATGGGTTATCCTTTATCCAACGATGTCTACGGTGGTGGTTTCCAATATCATTTTGGTGAGAATATTGTCACCGTTGGTTTGGTTGTGGGTTTGGATTACAAGAATCCATATATTTCTCCATACCAGGAGTTCCAGAAAATGAAACAACATCCATATTACAGAAACGTCTTGGAGGGTGGAAAATGTATTTCTTACGCCGCTCGTGCCCTGAATGAGGGTGGTTTACAGGCTGTCCCTAAATTAAACTTCCCTGGTGGTGTACTAGTCGGTGCGTCGGCAGGATTCATGAACGTACCAAAAATTAAAGGATCTCATACAGCAATGAAGAGTGGTATGTTGgctgctgaagaaatgTACAAGGCAATCTCAAAGATGCCGAGCCTTGAGGAATTAGAGGAAAGTGGAACTGAGAAATTGGTTGAAGAGCCTTTGAATCTTGATTCTTACCATGAGGCCTTTAAGAATTCTTGGGTTTATGACGAGTTATATTCTGTTAGAAACGTTAGGCCATCATTTAACTCTTTCCTCGGCGGTTATGGTGGTATGATGTATTCTGGTTTGGATACCTACATATTGAGAGGTCGCAGTCCATGGACGTTTAGCTTCCATGAATCTGATGCCTCCATTACTGAACCGGCTTCCAAACATAAACCAATCGACTATCCAAAGCCAGATGGCGTTATCACCTTTGATATCATGACCTCTGTCTCCAGAACTGGTACTTACCATGATGAGGACGAGCAATGCCACCTAAGGGTTCCAGAGCAGGACTTGCAAAAGCACGCAGAAATTGCATATCCAAAGTTCAAAGGAATCGAGAATCGCTTCTGTCCAGCAGGTGTTTACGAGTACGtgaaagatgaaagctCTCCACTGGGAGTCAAGTTCCAAATCAATGCACAAAACTGTATTCATTGTAAAACTTGCGACATCAAAGTGCCAACTCAGGATATCAACTGGGTCGTTCCAGAAGGTGGTGATGGTCCCAAATACTCTTTGACCTAA